The following are encoded together in the Salvia hispanica cultivar TCC Black 2014 chromosome 6, UniMelb_Shisp_WGS_1.0, whole genome shotgun sequence genome:
- the LOC125193151 gene encoding ATP synthase subunit O, mitochondrial-like, producing the protein MAMPMRIRSGLPLLRPALFVESSSASTPALSSGSTLTQFTRTYAAAPASKQQKVKVPLTMFGVSGNYASALYIAAVKANVLDKVESELLTLVEASKKSPTFAQFMKDASVTSDARVKAINDICSQAKFSDITKNFMAVVAEARRLGHVGRMVQRFSELTMAHRGEVKVTVTTVIPLPLEEEKELIETLQEILGQGKKVKVDQKIDTGILGGLVVEFDQKVFDMSIRTRARQMERFLRQPSNL; encoded by the exons ATGGCAATGCCTATGCGTATCAGATCGGGGCTTCCTCTCCTCCGCCCAGCCCTCTTTGTTGAATCTTCCTCCGCCTCCACACCTGCTCTTTCTTCCGGTTCCACTCTCACTCAG TTCACGAGGACCTATGCAGCTGCCCCTGCTTCTAAACAGCAGAAAGTGAAG GTTCCCTTGACAATGTTTGGAGTTTCTGGAAACTACGCATCGGCCTTATACATTGCAGCAGTTAAAGCAAATGTACTTGACAAAGTTGAATCTGAGCTTCTTACCCTTGTTGAGGCTTCAAAGAAAAGCCCTACTTTTGCTCAATTCATGAAGGATGCTTCAGTAACTTCAGACGCCAGAGTGAAGGCAATAAATGATATCTGCAGTCAAGCTAAATTTTCAGATATCACAAAGAACTTCATGG CTGTTGTTGCTGAAGCTAGGAGGCTGGGACATGTGGGACGGATGGTGCAAAGATTCTCAGAGCTTACCATGGCTCACAGAGGGGAAGTAAAAGTTACTGTGACAACTGTGATT CCTTTGCCTCTGGAGGAGGAGAAAGAATTAATAGAGACATTGCAGGAGATACTTGGACAAGGGAAGAAGGTTAAAGTTGACCAGAAG ATCGATACCGGCATTCTTGGTGGTCTTGTGGTGGAGTTTGATCAAAAAGTTTTTGACATGTCCATAAGGACTAGGGCACGCCAGATGGAGCGCTTCTTGCGCCAACCGTCAAACCTCTAA
- the LOC125193385 gene encoding transcription factor MYB83-like — protein sequence MGMRNNDKDKIVKNGGGVKRKGLWSPEEDEKLMNYMVRNGQGCWSDIARNAGLQRCGKSCRLRWINYLRPDLKRGAFSPQEEHLIIHLHSILGNRWSQIAARLPGRTDNEIKNFWNSTIKKRLKNTTTSSSPNNSDSSDHANMVGGGPVFMQEYEAAGVCMDSSSTATQFGNPFNPNHHLMVMDQQHNNSIFNLNGVVPMFNLPNEVGTENLAGAMAALNDLSAPGLEVSNYESVNNAHYLSNTYNNNNNNNINDDGSIKLEELDWEGLLANVSSLPHLDFHLQ from the exons ATGGGAATGAGGAATAATGATAAGGATAAAATAGTGAAGAATGGTGGTGGGGTGAAGAGGAAGGGGCTGTGGTCGCCGGAGGAGGATGAGAAGTTGATGAATTACATGGTGAGAAATGGGCAAGGGTGTTGGAGCGACATAGCAAGAAACGCGGGGCTGCAGCGCTGCGGGAAGAGCTGCCGTCTGCGTTGGATAAACTATCTCCGGCCTGATCTCAAGCGCGGCGCCTTCTCCCCTCAGGAGGAGCATCTTATCATCCATTTGCATTCCATTCTTGGCAACAg GTGGTCTCAAATTGCAGCACGCCTCCCAGGAAGGACCGACAATGAGATCAAGAACTTTTGGAATTCAACAATCAAAAAGAGGTTAAAGAACACAACCACGTCATCGTCTCCAAACAACAGCGACTCCTCGGACCACGCCAACATGGTCGGAGGGGGCCCGGTGTTCATGCAAGAGTACGAGGCAGCTGGTGTCTGCATGGATTCCTCATCTACGGCCACCCAATTCGGAAACCCCTTCAACCCTAATCACCACCTCATGGTCATGGATCAGCAGCACAACAACAGCATATTCAACTTAAACGGCGTCGTTCCGATGTTCAATTTGCCAAATGAGGTTGGTACGGAAAACCTAGCGGGTGCGATGGCGGCCCTAAATGACCTTTCTGCCCCTGGATTGGAAGTTTCCAATTATGAAAGTGTCAACAATGCCCATTATCTTAGTAACActtacaataataataataataataatattaatgatgATGGGAGCATCAAACTAGAGGAATTGGATTGGGAGGGTTTGTTGGCTAATGTCTCTTCCTTACCTCACCTTGATTTCCATCTTCAATAA